In Aedes albopictus strain Foshan chromosome 3, AalbF5, whole genome shotgun sequence, the following are encoded in one genomic region:
- the LOC115270393 gene encoding uncharacterized protein LOC115270393 has product MEAIPFEKQTSPVSQPADEIENVYCQPDGLLAEGYIVKIQQPDADRIIKAVSDKIETVAEKVVENVTATVLNTVGAMLAKTTATLEMRIDAAIRQRSGDQYSEASSSFQFTPVSTTDEIDALEEKLKNEVYAKQLVSMIFESTLSLKHYSRCYPLCVRQTFCFFYTMLKWALGSRVLCRPHKG; this is encoded by the exons ATGGAGGCGATTCCATTTGAAAAGCAGACATCCCCGGTAAGCCAACCAGCCGATGAGATTGAGAACGTTTATTGTCAGCCGGATGGTTTGCTCGCGGAAGGCTATATCGTGAAAATTCAACAG ccgGATGCAGACAGAATCATCAAAGCAGTATCCGATAAAATCGAGACGGTTGCCGAAAAGGTGGTTGAGAATGTCACCGCAACAGTACTCAATACGGTAGGTGCAATGTTGGCAAAAACAACAGCAACACTGGAGATGAGAATAGACGCCGCTATTCGTCAAAGATCTGGTGACCAATATTCCGAAGCATCGTCATCCTTCCAATTTACACCCGTTAGCACCACGGATGAAATTGACGCTCTGGAAGAAAAACTGAAGAACGAGGTCTACGCTAAGCAGTTGGTGAGTATGATTTTTGAATCAACATTGTCGTTGAAGCACTACAGTAGATGTtatccgttatgtgtccgacaaactttttgctttttctaCACCATGCTTAAATGGGCGCTTGGTTCCCGGGTgctctgtcggccacataagggttaa